A single genomic interval of Armigeres subalbatus isolate Guangzhou_Male chromosome 1, GZ_Asu_2, whole genome shotgun sequence harbors:
- the LOC134212120 gene encoding cytochrome P450 4c3-like isoform X2 — protein sequence MYGRRIGMSRAWNGPIPYVMISKASAVEPILSNPKLVEKSVDYDFMKPWLGNGLLTSRASIWHPRRKTLTPAFHFKILSEFVNIFHKQALIMNEKLAEQLENGDGFDIVPLTTLCALDIFCETAMGCPVNAQMNSDSEYVRAHKQIGKIIRNRVQKVWLRPDFIFKQTEDYQRHQDCLQVLHNFSDRVVRERKAEILAKRRHVEETIDLNNNNVAEEPAGCCRKKQLAFLDLLIEGSLDGNGLTDLDVREEVDTFVIGGHDTTAAAMAWILLLLGSDHSIQDRVIDEIDHIMDGDRERKPTMQELNEMKYLECCIKEGLRLYPSIPLIARRLTEDVQVEDYIIPSGTTTLIVVYQLHRDPTVFPNPDKYNPENFRPENCIGRHPYAYIPFSAGPRNCIGQKFAILEEKMVLSTVLRNYRIEAVERREDVKLLGDLVLRPRDGLKIKVSRRGETKGNIK from the exons CCCATACTCAGCAACCCGAAGCTGGTGGAGAAAAGCGTCGATTACGATTTCATGAAGCCTTGGTTGGGCAACGGTTTGCTCACATCCCGCGCCAGCATTTGGCACCCGCGGCGGAAGACCTTGACGCCGGCATTCCATTTCAAAATCCTTTCCGAGTTTGTCAACATTTTCCACAAGCAAGCGCTAATCATGAACGAAAAGCTCGCGGAGCAGCTGGAGAATGGCGATGGGTTCGACATCGTACCCTTGACCACATTGTGTGCATTGGACATTTTTTGCG AAACCGCTATGGGATGTCCAGTGAACGCGCAGATGAACTCCGACTCAGAATACGTCCGAGCTCACAAACA AATTGGTAAAATCATCCGCAATCGAGTGCAGAAAGTTTGGCTACGGCCGGACTTCATCTTCAAGCAAACCGAAGACTACCAAAGGCACCAGGACTGCCTTCAGGTGTTACACAACTTCTCCGATCGAGTGGTTCGAGAGCGAAAGGCTGAGATTCTGGCTAAGCGACGTCACGTGGAAGAAACGATCGACCTTAACAACAACAACGTTGCGGAGGAACCAGCTGGTTGCTGCCGCAAAAAACAATTGGCTTTCCTGGATCTCCTGATTGAGGGTTCCCTGGATGGAAACGGGCTGACAGATTTAGACGTCCGGGAGGAGGTCGACACGTTCGTCATAGGAGGTCACGACACGACGGCTGCCGCCATGGCTTGGATTCTTCTTCTGCTGGGATCGGACCACAGCATCCAGGATCGAGTCATCGATGAAATCGACCACATCATGGACGGTGACCGCGAACGCAAACCCACCATGCAGGAACTTAACGAAATGAAGTATCTCGAGTGCTGCATCAAGGAAGGGCTTCGGCTGTACCCAAGTATTCCGTTGATCGCTCGTCGACTGACCGAGGACGTCCAGGTGGAGGATTACATCATCCCGTCGGGAACGACGACATTGATCGTGGTGTACCAACTGCATCGAGACCCAACAGTGTTTCCCAATCCGGACAAGTACAATCCGGAAAACTTTCGACCGGAAAACTGCATTGGCCGGCATCCGTACGCTTATATTCCGTTCAGTGCCGGTCCGAGAAACTGCATTGGCCAGAAGTTTGCAATTCTGGAAGAGAAGATGGTTCTGTCGACGGTGCTTCGTAATTATCGCATCGAAGCCGTGGAGCGCCGGGAAGATGTCAAACTGTTAGGTGATCTCGTGCTGCGACCCCGCGACGGGCTCAAGATTAAAGTAAGCAGAAGAGGGGAGACTAAGGGCaacataaaataa